One Aquarana catesbeiana isolate 2022-GZ linkage group LG04, ASM4218655v1, whole genome shotgun sequence genomic region harbors:
- the HTR1E gene encoding 5-hydroxytryptamine receptor 1E yields the protein MRKMNFTNCTAETITNKSKTVTEKMLISLALAVITTLTTLLNSAVIIAICTTKKLHQPANYLICSLAFTDFLVAILVMPLSIAYIVMDTWTLGYVICEIWLSVDMTCCTCSILHLCVIALDRYWAITDAIEYARKRTVKRAAVMILTVWTISIFISIPPLFWRNHHNISTPSRCIIQHDHVIYTIYSTFGAFYIPLTLILILYYRIYHAAKSLYQKRGSSRHLSNRSNDSQNSFAHCKLTQTFCVSEFSTSDPTIEFEKMTACVRTLPYDNDTDLTGDRQQQISSSRERKAARILGLILGAFMLSWLPFFIKELVVGLSLCTVSPEVADFLTWLGYVNSLINPLLYTSFNDDFKIAFKKLIRCKEHS from the coding sequence ATGAGAAAGATGAATTTTACAAATTGCACAGCAGAAACAATTACAAATAAATCTAAAACCGTCACGGAAAAAATGCTGATTTCCTTGGCATTGGCTGTAATAACTACTCTGACCACATTATTAAATTCGGCTGTGATTATTGCCATTTGCACAACCAAGAAACTACACCAACCTGCCAACTATTTAATATGTTCACTGGCTTTTACTGATTTCTTGGTTGCCATTTTGGTAATGCCTTTAAGCATTGCCTACATTGTTATGGATACCTGGACTCTTGGTTATGTAATCTGTGAGATATGGCTTAGTGTGGATATGACCTGCTGTACTTGTTCGATCCTTCATTTATGCGTGATTGCTCTTGATCGATACTGGGCCATAACCGATGCAATTGAATATGCCAGGAAACGTACAGTTAAGCGGGCTGCTGTAATGATCTTAACAGTTTGGACCATTTCAATCTTCATTTCTATCCCACCTCTATTCTGGAGAAACCATCACAATATAAGCACCCCCAGCAGGTGTATCATTCAGCATGATCATGTGATCTATACAATATACTCCACATTTGGGGCATTTTATATCCCTTTGACTTTAATACTCATTTTGTACTATAGAATATACCATGCTGCAAAAAGCCTTTACCAAAAAAGAGGATCAAGCCGCCATTTAAGCAACAGAAGCAATGACAGCCAAAACTCATTTGCCCATTGCAAGCTTACACAGACATTCTGTGTGTCAGAATTTTCCACGTCAGATCCTACTATAGAATTTGAGAAGATGACTGCATGCGTGAGGACTCTGCCATATGACAACGACACTGACTTGACAGGGGACCGACAGCAGCAGATCTCTAGCTCAAGAGAAAGGAAAGCAGCTCGTATCCTGGGACTTATATTAGGAGCTTTTATGTTGAGTTGGTTGCCATTTTTCATCAAAGAGCTTGTTGTTGGGCTTAGTCTTTGCACTGTATCACCAGAAGTGGCTGATTTTCTGACTTGGTTAGGGTATGTGAATTCGCTAATCAATCCCCTTCTTTACACTAGTTTCAATGATGATTTTAAGATAGCCTTTAAAAAACTTATTAGATGCAAAGAGCATTCATAA